Below is a window of Frigoribacterium sp. SL97 DNA.
GACTTGCCGACGTGGACCTGCTCGCCCCCACCGGGCCGCTCGGCCCCGACCGGCCCGGCTTGCTCGTCCGATGTCGGCAACTCCGGAGTTCGGCTGTGCTGCGCCTCCTGCCCGCCGTTTCGGCGGTCGTTCTCCTGACCTGCCGACGTGGATCTGCTCGACCCGCCCGCCCGCCCGCCCGCCCGGCCGCCCGGCCCGTGCCGCCTGGGTCACGGGACCGGCAGGCCACGGCGGCCCGAGCGGCCCGCCTGGCCCTCGACCTGCCCGTGCGAAGTCGACAACTCAGGAGTTCGGCTGCGCCGCGCCTCGAGAGGGCCGATTCGGCGGCCGTTCTCCTGAGTTGTCTACGTCGACGTCGGAAGCTCCGAGATCCGCTGCGGCGGAACGACGAACGGGCGTGCCTGATGCCGCCCGCCGCAGCGGCACCGCATCGACGGGCACGCCCGTCAGGACGCAGGAGGCGCGGTGAGCGCCCCCGCACCCGTCAGTGGGTCGACGGCTCCGTCTCGATCTCGGACCGGTCGCCCGACCAGAGGGTGTGGAACGTGCCCTCCTCGTCGACGCGCTGATAGGTGTGTGCCCCGAAGAAGTCCCGCTGTCCCTGGATGAGGGAGGCGGGCAGGCGTTCGGACGCGAGCGAGTCGTAGTACGACAGGGCCGAGGCGAACCCGGGCACGGGGATGCCCGAGAGGGCGGCCTTGGCCACGATGCGGCGCCAGGCCTCTTCGCCGTCCCGGACGGCCGCGGCGAAGTAGTCGTCCTCGAGCAGGGTCGCGATCGACGCGTCCTTCTCGTAGGCGTCGACGATGCGGTTGAGGAACTGTGCCCGGATGATGCAGCCGCCGCGCCAGATCTTGGCGATGGCGCCCTTGTCGATGTCCCAGTCGTACTCGTCGGCACCGGCGATGATGGCGTCGAAGCCCTGGGCGTAGGCGACGATCTTCGAGGCGTAGAGCGCCTTCTGCACGTCGTCCTCGAAGCCGTCGCCGGCCTCCTGGATCTCGGGCCGTCCCTGCAGGGTCTTCTGCACGGCCGAGCGCTGGGCGGGCTTCGACGACACGGCGCGGGCGAAGACGGCCTCGGCGATCCCACCGACCGGCACGCCCAACCCGACGCTGTTCTGCACGGTCCAGACGCCCGTGCCCTTGGAGCCGGCCTGGTCGACGATCGAGTCGACGAGCGGGCCGCCCGTCTTGGCGTCCGTCTGGCGGAGCACCTCGGCCGTGATCTCGATCAGGTACGACTCGAGCTCGCCCGTGTTCCACTCCTCGAAGACCGAGGCGATGGCGGCGGGCTCGTGGCCGCCCACCCGGCGCAGCAGGTCGTACGACTCGGCGATGAGCTGCATGTCGGCGTATTCGATGCCGTTGTGGATCATCTTGACGAAGTGGCCCGCGCCGTCGGCCCCGACGTGCGTGACGCAGGGCTCGCCCTCGGCCACCGCCGCGATCGACGCCAGGATCGGGCCGAGCGTCTCGTAGGCCTCCTTCGAGCCGCCGGGCATGATGGACGGCCCCTTCAGGGCGCCTTCCTCGCCGCCCGAGATGCCGGCGCCCACGAAGTTCAGTCCGCGCTCCTTGAGGGCGGCCTCTCGTCGGCGGGTGTCCTGGAAGTTCGCGTTGCCGCCGTCGACGATGATGTCGCCCTCGTCGAACACGTCGGCGAGCTGGCTGATGACGGCGTCGGTGCCGCGGCCGGCCTGCACCATGACGATCGCGGTCCGCGGCTTCTGCAGGGATGCGGCGAAGTCCTCGATCGACTTCGAGGCGATGAATCCGGCGTCACCGTGCTCGTCCATGAGGGTGTCGGTGCGCTCGGGGGAGCGGTTGTAGACGGCGACCGTGTTGCCCTCGCGACTGGCCAGGTTGCGCGCCAGGTTCGAGCCCATGACGGCCAGGCCGACGACTCCGATGTTCGCCTGGGCGGTGGACTGCGATGCTGCTCCGTGTTCGGTCACGGTGCCTCCTTCTCGGTCGGTGGTGTTCGCAGACTATGCCTCGGTGCCGAGCGTCCGACAGGCTCCGTCCGTACCCCTCCACGGCGGCTCGCCTAGGGTTGACGCAACCGTTTCCCCGATCGAAGGCCGTCCGTGACCGACCAGCCCCACCCCGCTCCCTTCCCGCCCGTCGTCGTGATGGGGGTCTCCGGATCGGGCAAGTCGACCGTGGGCGAGCTGTTGGCTGAGACCCTCGGCGTCCCGTTCGTCGACGCCGACGACCTGCACCCCGAGGCCAACCGGCTCAAGATGGCCGCCGGGCAGCCGCTCGACGACGACGACCGGTGGCCGTGGCTCCGCATCGTCGCCGACCGCATCGCCGCGGCGGGCGACGCCTCGGTGGTCGTCGCCTGCTCGTCCCTGAAGAAGGCGTACCGCGACGTCCTGCGGGAGGGCGACCCGCGCCTCCGGTTCGTGCACCTGACCGGCGTGCGGGACCTCGTCGCCCGACGTCAGCGCGAGCGCAAGGGGCACTTCATGCCGGCCGGCCTGATGGAGTCGCAGTTCGCCACCCTCGAGCCGCTGACCGACGACGAGGCTGGTTTCGAGGTCGACGTGGAGCCCGGTCCCGACGACGTCGTGGCGGCCGTGACGGCCCACCTCGGGGCCGTGCGACGAGGTGAGCTCGAGCACTGACGAGCCCGACTCGGGCGCTGAGGGGGCGCCCTCGCGGACGGACGAGCCGAGGAGGCGCGGGTTGGCGACACGCCCGGCCGACGTGTAGCCTTGGTAGCTGAACCTCGGCGAGGGGTGCTCCGGCACCCGTGATCGACGCGGTAGGCAGGCGCTCGGTGCTCACGCACCACTCGTGCAGCGGTGATCGTCCCTCGGGCGGCACCCCTCGGGTTGCGGGTCCTTCCTCACGCGATTCGCGTTCGAGTTGACACCGACCACACACCCCCGGGCCGTCACGGCCCCTGCAAGGAGACGACATGTCCGACCAGAACAACCTCAGCGCCCTCGTGCGCACCAGCTTCGGCAAGGGCGCGGCCCGCAAGATCCGTGCCAAGGACCAGATCCCCGCGGTCATCTACGGCCACGGCACCGACCCCCAGCACGTCACGCTGCCCGGTCACGAGACCATGCTGATCACGCGTCGTGCCAACGCCGTCATCACGCTCGACATCGAGGGCACGAACCAGCTCGCCCTCGTCAAGGACATCCAGCGCGACCCGGTCAAGCAGACCATCGAGCACATCGACCTCATCGTCGTCCGCCAGGGCGAGAAGGTCACCGTCGAGGTGCCCGTGCACGTCGAGGGCGAGTCGGCTCCCGGCACGATCCACGTCGTCGAGCTCAACGCCGTCGAGCTCGAGGTCGAGGCCACGCACATCCCGCAGAACGTCGTCGTCTCGATCGAGGGCCTCGAAGAGGGCGCCCAGATCTCGGCCGCCGACCTCGTGCTGCCCAAGGGCGCGACCCTGGTCAGCGAGCCCGAGACCCTCGTGCTCGCCGTCTCGGTGCCCCAGCTCGACCTGACGACCGACGCGGTCTCCGACGAGGACGGCGAGGCCGCCGAGGCCGAGGGCGACGTCGAGTCCATCGAGGACGAAGAGCGCTCCGAGTAACACGACGCAGCTCGAACACCCTGCCGGCGCAGACCCACTGAGAGAACGACGACCACGACGATGGCACTCGACGACCAGTGGCTCGTGGTCGGGCTCGGCAACCCCGGGCCCGGCTACGCCGGCAACAGGCACAACGTGGGGCAGATGGTCCTGGCCGAACTGGCCGACCGACTCTCCACCGGGTTCAAGAACCACCGCACGAACGCGACGGTCGCCGAGGGGCGCACCGCTCCCGGCGGCCCTCGCTTCGTGTTGGCCAGGCCCGCGACCTTCATGAACGTCTCGGGCGGGCCGACGCAGGCACTGTTGAAGTACTACGACCTCGACGTGTCGCGCCTCATCGTCGTCCACGACGAGCTCGACATCGACTTCGACGTCGTCCGGCTGAAGCACGGTGGCGGCCACGGCGGCCACAACGGCATCCGCGACATCATCGCCGCCACGGGGTCGAACGAGTTCACCCGGGTTCGGGTCGGCATCGGCCGTCCGCCCGGCAGGCAGCCAGCCGCCGACTTCGTCCTCAAGGACTTCTCCTCCACGGAACGCAAAGAACTTCCGTTCCTGGTCGCCGACGCGGCCGACGCGGTCGAGATGATCGCCACCGACGGGCTCACCGCGGCGCAGCTGAAGTTCCACACCGCGAAGAGCTGACGCGTCCGGAGCCCGGCCGACCACGGACGTGGTCGAGTCGCGGACCGCGACGAGCGGGTCCGTCCCGCCGGTGACCGACCTCCGGGCGCCTCCCGGTGTCGCCGACAGCGAACCCCGACCGCGGTGTCGTTGGTGCCGCGTAACATCGTCCGGGTGATACTCGCGGGCTTGATCCAGGCGCTCTCGCGCGCCTCCACGTTCTCTGCCGCCCTCGACCGGGCCGCACGCAGCACCGATTTCTCCGTCGTCGACGGCCTCCGCGTTCCCCTGCTGGCCGGTCTGCTCGACCGTCGCGAGGGTCCGCAGGCGATGCTGGTCGTCACGGCCACGGGTCGGGAGTCCGAGGCGGTGCGGGGGTCGCTCACCAGCTACCTGCCCGAGGCCGAGGTCATCGAGTTCCCCGCGTGGGAGACCCTGCCCCACGAACGTCTCAGCCCCAGCGCCGAGACGGTCGGCAAGCGGATCCACGCCCTGCGGCGTCTCGCCACCTGGCGGCAGGAAGCTGCCGAGGCGCCGGGTTCCGTCCGCCCCATCGTCGTCGTCGCCGGTGTGCGCGCCGCCCTCCAGCCGCTCAGCGACAACCTCGTCGAGCTCGACCCCGTGCGGCTCACCGTGGGCGAGCGCGGCCACGACCTCTCGGGCATCGCCGTCCATCTCGTCGACCTGGCGTACGCCCGGGTCGACATGGTCACCCGCCGTGGCGAGTTCGCCGTCCGCGGCGGCATCCTCGACGTGTTCCCGCCCACGGCCGAACACCCGGTGCGCGTCGACTTCTTCGGCGACGAGGTCGACCAGATCCGTCGGTTCTCCGTGGCCGACCAGCGAAGCCTGGACGGCGAGGTCACGTCGGTCGAGCTGCCGCCGAGTCGCGAGATGCTGCTCACCGAGGCGGTCCGTCAACGGGCTCGCGAGATGCAGCACGAGTTCCCCAGCCTCTCGCAGATGCTCGCGAAGATCGCCGAGGGCATCCCGGTCGAGGGCATGGAGAGCCTGGCACCCGCGCTCGTGCACCGGCTGGTGCCGGTGACGCACTACCTGCCGGCCGGCGCCTCCATCGTCGTCCTCTCACCCGAGCGGGTCGTGTCGCGCGCCCAGAGCCTGGCCGAGACGAACCGCGAGTTCCTGTCGGCCGCCTGGAACGCCGCGACGGCCGGTGCCGAGGCACCCATCGACCTCGACTCGGGCGACTTCCTCAGCCTCCGCGACCTGCGTGACGCAGCGGGCGACCGGTCCTGGTTCACGATGAGCGGCTTCGACTCGGGCGAGGTCCTGTCCGACGACGAGGCGGTCGCGGCGGCCGGCGACTACGTCCGCGTGGACGCGGCCGTCGTCCCGAGTTTCAGCGGACACGCCGAGGGGGCGCTCGAGCACGTCGTCGAGCGCGTGCGCGACGGCTGGTCCGTCGTCGTCACGGCCCGCGGCACGGGGCTCGTCGAGCGGGCCCGAGACGTCCTCGCCGAGCGCGAGGTCGCCGCCCGCCTCGAGGAGAGCCTGCCCGAGACCCTCGAACCCGGCGTCGTCCACCTCGTGGCCGGTGGTGTCGAGGCCGGTTTCGAACTGATGGAGTCCAAGATCGCCGTCCTCGGCGAGTCCGACTTCTACGGCCGTTCGGCCAACTACGACTCGCGGCAGGTCAAGAAGCTCGCGACCCGACGCAAGAACGTCGTCGATCCCCTCCAGCTCAAGCCGGGCGACGTCGTCGTGCACTCGACCCACGGCATCGGCAAGTTCCTCGAGCTCACCAGCCGCGAGGTGTCGAGCGGTGGCAAGAACGCCGTCAAGCACTCTCGCGAGTACCTCGTGCTCGAGTACGCGCCCTCGAAGCGCGGTTACCCCGGCGACAAGCTCTACGTCCCGACCGATCAGCTCGACCTGCTCAGCCGCTACGTGGGTGGCGAGGCCCCGACGCTCAGCAAGATGGGCGGCGGGGACTGGGCGGCCGCCAAGGGCAAGGCGCGCAAGGCCGTCCGCGACATCGCGGTCGAGTTGGTCAAGCTCTACTCGGCCCGCATGGCGAGCAAGGGCCACGCGTTCCCGCCCGACACCCCGTGGCAGCGCGAGCTCGAAGAGGCGTTCCCGTTCGCCGAGACCCCCGACCAGCTCACGACCATCGACGAGATCAAGGCCGACATGGAGCGCCCGATCCCGATGGACCGCCTGCTCTCGGGCGACGTCGGCTACGGCAAGACCGAGGTCGCCGTCCGAGCGGCGTTCAAGGCCATCCAGGACGGCAAGCAGGTCGTCATGCTCGTCCCGACGACCCTGCTCGTGAAACAGCACTTCGACACCTTCAGCGATCGCTTCGCCGGGTTCCCCGTGCACCTCCGGAGCCTCAGCCGGTTCCAGTCGGCGAAAGAGTCCAAGGAGACGATCGCCGGGCTCGGCGACGGCACCGTCGACATGGTCATCGGTACTCATCGACTGTTGAGCGAGGGCATCTCGTACAAGGACGTCGGCCTCGTCATCATCGACGAAGAGCAGCGTTTCGGCGTCGAACACAAGGACGCCCTGAAGAAGCTCAAGACCAACGTCGACATCCTGGCCATGTCGGCGACCCCGATCCCGCGGTCGCTCGAGATGGCCGTCACGGGCATCCGCGAGATGTCGACCCTGGCCACCCCGCCCGAGGACCGCCACCCGATCCTCACCTTCGTGGGCCCCGAGAGCGACCGGCAGAAAGCCGCCGCGATCCGGCGCGAGCTGCTGCGCGAGGGCCAGGTGTTCTACGTGCACAACCGCGTGTCGAGCATCAACCGCATCGCGGCGCAGATCGCCGAGCTCGTGCCCGAGGCCCGCGTCGCCGTCGCCCACGGCCAGATGGCCGAGTCGACGCTCGAGCAGGTGATGGTCGATTTCTGGGAGCGCAAGTTCGACGTCCTCGTGTCGACCACCATCATCGAGACCGGTCTCGACATCGCCAACGCCAACACGTTGATCATCGACCGGGCCGACAAGTACGGTCTGAGCCAGCTGCACCAGCTGCGTGGGCGGGTGGGTCGAGGCCGGGAGCGAGGCTACGCGTACTTCCTCTACGACGCCGACAAGCCGCTCAGCGAGACCGCACAAGACCGGCTCGAGACGATCGCCGCCAACAACGAGCTCGGTGCGGGCATGCAGGTCGCCTTGAAAGACCTCGAGATCCGTGGGGCCGGCAACCTGCTCGGCGGAGAGCAGTCGGGGCACATCGCCGGGGTCGGTTTCGACCTCTACCTCCGCATGATCGGTGAGGCCGTCAGTTCCTTCCGCGGGGACGTCGCCGAGGGGCAGACCGAACTCCGGCTCGAACTCCCGGTCGACGCCCACGTCCCCGAAGAGTACGTCGAGAGCGAGCGGCTGCGCCTCGAGGCCTACCAGAAGCTCTCGACAGCCAGCTCGCCCACCTCCACCGACGACCAGATCGACTCGGTGCTCGACGAACTCACCGACCGTTACGGTGAGCCCCCGGCACCCGTGCTGGCGCTGATCGAGGTCTCCCGCCTGCGTCGGGCGGCCCAGAAGGCAGGCCTCAGCGAGGTCGTGGTCATGGGCAGCAACCTGCGGGTCTCGGGCGTCGACCTGCCCGACAGCATGCAGGTCCGTCTGCAGCGGATGTACCCGGGTGCGCGGTGGTTCGCGCAGACGAACGCCGTCAGCGTGCCCCTGCCGCGAGCCCACGGGCAGGCACCGAGCGACGACGAGTTGATCGTCTGGGTCGAGCAGCTGCTGTCGGCGATCTACGCGGCCCCGGTCGCGCGTCCGGCGACCGACACGGCCGCGGCGAGCTGACCGTGTCGGGTCGCCCGGACGGAGCCCACGACGAGGAGGCGCGGGGCGCCTCCGAACCCGGGGCGGGCGCTCGGCTCGACGAGCTCGTCCGCGTGGTCGACGCCCTCCTCGCCGACGAGGGCGGCTGCGCCTGGAACCGTGCGCAGACCCCACGGTCCCTGATGACCTACCTCGTCGAAGAGACCTACGAGCTCGTCGAGGCGATCGAGGACGGCACCTCGGACGACGTCCGGGAAGAGCTCGGGGACGTGCTGTACCAGGTGGTCCTGCACGGCGCCCTGGCCGCCCGCGCCTCCTCGGGGTCGTTCGACCTCGCCGACGTCGTGCGTGACGTCGCCGAGAAGACCGTGCGGCGTCACCCCCACGTGTTCGGGGCAGACCGTGCCGACGACGTCGACGAGATCGTCCGACTCTGGTCGGCGGCGAAGGCCGACGAGAAGTCGCAGCGGACGAGTGCCTACGACGGCGTCCCCGTCGGGCAGCCCGCTCTCGCCCGCGCCCAGAAGCTCGATGCGCGACGGGCTGCCGCAGGTGGCGTCCGCCCCGAGCCCGATCGGGCACCGACCACGACGTCGGGCACGGAGGTGACGGGCACGGAGGTGACGGGCACGGAGGTGACGGGCACGGTGGCGACGGACGCCCGGGCCGAGTCGCGCGAACTCGCGTGGGGCCGAGCATTGCTCGCGCAGGTCGACGAGGCCACCGACCGGGGCATCGATGCCGAGCGCGCGCTCCGGGCCGCCGTGCGCGAGCGCGAGATTCTCCTGCGGCGAGACGAGGCCGAACCGGCCGAAGGCGGGTAGCTCGAGGGCGGCCAGGCGGAAGACGAGCAGCCCGAAGGCGGGCAACCCGGGGGCACCCAGGCCGAAGGCGGCACGATCGAGGGCCGTCCCGTCGAGCAGGTGCCCCCTCAACCCGAATGAGGGGGCACCTCGGCGTCGCCCGCTCAACCCGAATGAGCGGCGAGGCCGGCGCTCGTCCACCAGAGGGTCGGCCCGAGGGGCAGCGACCCGGTGGGGTCCGAGTGGTGTCCTCAATGTAGAGGATGTGTGTTGACATGTCAAAAGCCGACATGTCGGTCCACTCGGCGTCCCGCCCGGGGTGCTCGGGGGCCTCACGGGTGCCGGTCGACCGACCGGTCGGCCACGACAGACGTCTGTTATGGTCCACTACGACGACGGCGACCGCGCAGGGCGAGTACGACTCGTCGGCACGAAGGAGCGGCACCATGCCTCGCAAGCCTGATCCCACCCGCAAGCCCGAGCTCCTCGGCCAGATCCTCGAGCACCTCCGGGGTCGCTCCCTCGCCACCGTGTCGTTCCGCACCCTGGCCGAGGCCCTGGGGGTCAGCACGTACGTCTTCGTCTACCACTTCGGCAACCGGGCGGAGCTCATCGCCGAGATCGTCCGCGCGGTCGTCGCCCGCAACGACGCCTTGCTGTCGGTCGCGGTCTCCGAGCTCGACCGCGAGGCCTTCGGCAAGCACCTGGCCAAGGTCTGGCACGAGGTCACCACCGAGCGGGGCCGGGACCTGCACCGCCTCGAGCTCGAGGCGGCCCTGCTCGAGACCGTGGCGGGCGAGGTCGGCGGCACGGCCCGCGGGGCGGTCGGGCGATGGGTCGACCACGTGGCGGGCTGGGTCTCGGCGAACGGGGTCGCGCCGGCCGAGGCCAAGGTCGCGGCGCGGGTCTTCGTCGATGCGTTGTTCGGCCTGCAGTACGACGCCATCGTCTCGGGGGACGGACGTCGTGCGTCCGCAGCGTACAAACATGCCGTCGAGACCCTCGTCTCGCGCGTTCCTCAGCACTGACCCTGCTCGCCGTCGGCCTCGGGGTGGGTGGAACCTGATGGTGTCGGCGGGCGTCGGGTCGGGCTGAACCGGGCCGAGCGCTCAGCGCCCGGCCCGGCCAGGGCCCTCACCGCAGGGAAGGGAGGGCCGAGTGGTGTGACCGACACGCAACCCGATTCGCGCCGACCACCCGAGAAAACCATAACGTAGAATGTGACATGCCTGCAAGTCGGTACCGACGTCAGGGGTGCGGCGTCTCTGGGATGATGTCCTCATGCCGACCCCCGTCAACCCGCCGCGCGGCATGCGCGACCACCTGCCCGCCGACAAGAGGCGCCGCGAGGGCGTGCTCTCGGTCATCCGAGGCGTCTACCGCTCCTACGGCTTCGACGAGATCGAGACGCCCGTGGTCGAAGAGAGCTCGCGCCTCCATTCCGGGCTCGGGGGCGACAACGAGAAGCAGGTCTTCGCCGTCCTCCGGCGGGGCCTCGACCTCGACGATCTGCGGTCGGCCGAGAGCGTGCTCGGACTCGCCGACCTCGGACTCCGCTTCGACCTGACGGTGCCGCTCGCGCGCTTCTACGCGTCGCACCGAGCCGAGCTGCCGACGGTCTTCCGCTCCGTGCAGATCGCCCCGGTGTGGCGGGCCGAGCGTCCGCAGAAGGGCCGCTACCGCCAGTTCGTCCAGTGCGACATCGACGTCCTGGGAGAGGCCGGGCCGCTGGCCGAGATCGAACTGATCCAGGCCACGACCGCCGTGCTCGACGCCCTCGGCCTCACCGGCACGACGATCCGCGTGAACGACCGCCGCATTCTGCTGGCGATGCTCGCCCACTGGGCGGTACCCGAGGCGCTGACCGACCAGGCGCTGATCGTCGTCGACAAACTCGACAAGATCGGCGTCGACGGCGTCGTCGCCGAACTCGCCGACCTCGGCGTCACCACGCCGGGTCTCGGCGAGGCGCTCACCCAGCTGGCCGGCGCCTCCTGGGCCACCGGTGAGGCCACGGACGTCCCGTGGCTCGACCGTGCGGCGTTCGCCGACCTCGTCGCGCTGCGCGAGGCGCTGCCGGGCTCCACCCTCGAGTTCGATCCGACCCTGGTCCGCGGCATGGGGTACTACACGGGCACGATCTTCGAGATCGCCCACCCGGACGTGCCCTATTCGCTCGGCGGCGGCGGTCGCTACGACGGCATGATCGGACGCTTCCTCGGCAGCGACGTGCCCGCGGCCGGTTTCTCCCTCGGCTTCGAACGCCTCGTCGACCTCGTGACCCTCGAGGCCGACGGCGACGAGGGGCTCGCGGTGGTCTACGACAAGAAGGTCGAACCGGTCGAGCTGCTCGCCCTGCAGCGCGCGTTGCTGGCGGGCGGCGAACGGCGCGTGCGCCTCGAGAAGAAGGCCAAGAACTTCACCAACCAGCTCGACGGGCTGGCCGCGGCGGGGTTCGGCCGCTTCGTCACCGTGCGCGGGGGCGAGTCGGCCGCCGACCTCGAGGTCCGCACGATCGGCTGACCGTCGCCGACGGCTCCTCGCCACGAACCAGGGCAGGAGGCGCGGCTAAGCTGGGCCGCGGACCTCGCGTCCCCAGACGAACGACTACTAAGGAGCTCTCCAGTGGCAGCAATCGACGCCGTAGGCGCCCGCGAAATCCTCGACTCGCGGGGCAACCCCACCGTCGAGGTCGAGGTCTTGCTCGAGGACGGCACGGTGTCGCGTGCGGCCGTCCCCTCGGGTGCATCGACCGGGGCCTTCGAGGCCTACGAGCTGCGTGACGGCGACAAGAGCCGTTACCTCGGCAAGGGCGTGCTCAAGGCCGTCGCCGCCGTGATCGACGAGATCGGCCCCGAGGTCGAGGGGCTCGACGCCACCGACCAGCGCCTGATCGACCAGGCCATGATCGAACTCGACGGCACCGACAACAAGAAGCGTCTCGGCGCGAACGCCATCCTCGGCGTCTCGCTGGCCGTGGCCCGGGCGGCGGCCGACTCGGCCGACCTGCCCCTCTTCCGCTACCTCGGTGGGCCGAACGCGCACACGCTGCCCGTCCCCATGCTCAACGTCATCAACGGCGGTTCGCACGCCGACAGCAACGTCGAAATCCAGGAGTTCATGATCCTGCCGGTCGGCGCGTCCTCGTTCGCCGAGGCGCTGCAGTGGGGTGCCGAGACGTACCACGCCCTGAAGAGCGAGCTCAAGGCCAAGGGCCTCTCGACCGGTCTGGGCGACGAGGGTGGCTTCGCGCCGAACCTCGACAGCAACCGCGCCGCGCTCGACCTGCTCGTCGAGGCCATCACCAAGGCCGGCTTCACCCCGGGCAAGGACCTCGCCCTGGGTCTCGACGTGGCCTCGAGCGAGTTCTACGCGGACGGCAGCTACACCTTCGAGGGCGAGAAGCGCGACTCCACCTTCCTCGCGAACTACTACGCCGACCTCGTCGCGTCGTACCCCCTCGTCACCATCGAGGACCCGCTCGACGAGGACGACTGGGAGGGCTGGGCCCACCTGACGAGCGAGATCGGCTCGAAGACGCAGATCGTCGGCGACGACCTGTTCGTCACGAACCCCGAGCGACTCGCCAAGGGCATCAAGGCCGGCGCTGCCAACTCGATCCTCGTGAAGGTCAACCAGATCGGCACGCTGACCGAATCGCTCGACGCCGTCGCGCTCGCCCAGCGCAGCGGCTACACGACGGTCCTCTCGCACCGTTCGGGTGAGACCGAGGACACCACGATCGCCGACCTCGCCGTCGCGACCGACGCCGGCCAGATCAAGACCGGTGCCCCCGCCCGCAGCGAGCGCGTGGCGAAGTACAACCAGCTCCTCCGCATCGAGGAAGAGCTCGGCGACGCCGCGGTCTACGCCGGGTACAGCGCTTTCCCGCGCTTCTCCGCCTGACGCGACCCGCGCCTCCTCGGGGCCCGTCCTGCTCGTGCGGGGCGGGCCTCCGTCGTTCCCCAGAGACGTCCTTTAGGCTCGTCCCATGCCCCGTGAGACCGCGAACCGCCGTGTGCCGGTGACCCTGCCGACCGGCGAGACGCCGACGGGCCACTGGCTGCGGTCGATCCGGTTCTCGGGGTTCAGCGTGCTCATGCTGGTCATCCTGGTAATGTTCGTCGTCATCCTCGCGCCCTCGCTGCGCACCCTGGTGCAGCAGCAGCAGCAGATCGCGGCCCTCCAGGACGACGTCCGGCAGCAAGAGCAGTCCGTCGACGAGTTGAAAGAAGACGTCGCGCGATGGAGCGATCCGGCGTACATCGAGGCCCAGGCACGCGACCGCCTGCTCTACGTCTACCCGGGTGAGTACAGCTACCTCGTGATGGGCGACGACGCGGCCCAGGCGCCCGGCACGGCTCCCGGCACCGGCACGACGATCAGCGACTCGCTCCAGACGCCCCAGGTCGACTGGGTGGCGGCGATGACGGCCTCGGTGCTCGACGCCGGGCTGAGCGACGAGCCCGCGACCGAACTCGTCGCCCCCGACATCAGCGGCAGCCAGGTGCCCGCCCCGACCTCCGAGCAGACAGGTGGCACGCCGTGACCACGCCCCCCTTCGACCCCGTGACCGACCACGACGTCCGTGTCGTGACCGCCCAGCTCGGGCGGCCCGCGCGCGACGTCATCGGCATCGCCGCGCGCTGCGTCTGCGGCGCACCCACCGTCGTGGCGACGAAACCGCGGCTGACCGACGGCACGCCCTTCCCCACGCTCTACTACTTGTGCCACCCCGGTGCCACGGCTGCCGTGTCGACCCTCGAGGCCACCGGGGTGATGGCCGAGTTCACCGAGCTCCTCGAGTCCGACCCCGAGTTGCGAAGCCGATACCACGCCGCGCACGAGGCGTACCTGGCCGACCGCGAGGGCATCCAGCACGTGGACGAGATCGACCACGTCACGGCGGGTGGCATGCCCGAGCGGGTCAAGTGCCTGCACGCCCTCGTCGGTCACTCGCTGGCGGCCGGGCCGGGGGTCAACCCCTTCGGCGACCTCGCCCTCGAGCGGGCGTCGTGGAGTCCCGACGTGTGCCGGTGCCCCGACTTCCTGGCCGACGACCAGCAGGCCGCCGCCTCGCCCGAGATCGGTGGGGGAGCCTGACGCGCGTGCGCCGTTCCGGGGG
It encodes the following:
- a CDS encoding 50S ribosomal protein L25/general stress protein Ctc; the protein is MSDQNNLSALVRTSFGKGAARKIRAKDQIPAVIYGHGTDPQHVTLPGHETMLITRRANAVITLDIEGTNQLALVKDIQRDPVKQTIEHIDLIVVRQGEKVTVEVPVHVEGESAPGTIHVVELNAVELEVEATHIPQNVVVSIEGLEEGAQISAADLVLPKGATLVSEPETLVLAVSVPQLDLTTDAVSDEDGEAAEAEGDVESIEDEERSE
- a CDS encoding gluconokinase produces the protein MTDQPHPAPFPPVVVMGVSGSGKSTVGELLAETLGVPFVDADDLHPEANRLKMAAGQPLDDDDRWPWLRIVADRIAAAGDASVVVACSSLKKAYRDVLREGDPRLRFVHLTGVRDLVARRQRERKGHFMPAGLMESQFATLEPLTDDEAGFEVDVEPGPDDVVAAVTAHLGAVRRGELEH
- the pth gene encoding aminoacyl-tRNA hydrolase; the encoded protein is MALDDQWLVVGLGNPGPGYAGNRHNVGQMVLAELADRLSTGFKNHRTNATVAEGRTAPGGPRFVLARPATFMNVSGGPTQALLKYYDLDVSRLIVVHDELDIDFDVVRLKHGGGHGGHNGIRDIIAATGSNEFTRVRVGIGRPPGRQPAADFVLKDFSSTERKELPFLVADAADAVEMIATDGLTAAQLKFHTAKS
- the gndA gene encoding NADP-dependent phosphogluconate dehydrogenase → MGSNLARNLASREGNTVAVYNRSPERTDTLMDEHGDAGFIASKSIEDFAASLQKPRTAIVMVQAGRGTDAVISQLADVFDEGDIIVDGGNANFQDTRRREAALKERGLNFVGAGISGGEEGALKGPSIMPGGSKEAYETLGPILASIAAVAEGEPCVTHVGADGAGHFVKMIHNGIEYADMQLIAESYDLLRRVGGHEPAAIASVFEEWNTGELESYLIEITAEVLRQTDAKTGGPLVDSIVDQAGSKGTGVWTVQNSVGLGVPVGGIAEAVFARAVSSKPAQRSAVQKTLQGRPEIQEAGDGFEDDVQKALYASKIVAYAQGFDAIIAGADEYDWDIDKGAIAKIWRGGCIIRAQFLNRIVDAYEKDASIATLLEDDYFAAAVRDGEEAWRRIVAKAALSGIPVPGFASALSYYDSLASERLPASLIQGQRDFFGAHTYQRVDEEGTFHTLWSGDRSEIETEPSTH